TCACGCGGGTGCCTGCGCCAGGGCGGCTGATCACGCGCAGCTGGCCGCCGACAAGCTGCATGCGTGAGCGCATGCCGCGGAGCCCAATCTGCGCCGAGCTATCGGCGGTGGCCGGCCCATCAAGCGGCGGCGGATCGAAACCTCGCCCATTGTCGGCGACCTCGAGCACCACCCAGCCGTCCTGGCTGCTCAGGCGCACCTCGTGCCGATCGACACCGGCGTGACGGTAGGCGTTCGACAGGCTCTCTTGCAACACGCGGTACAGTGCAATCTTGGCCGGCTGGCTCACCGCCGGCACATCGCCCTCGACCCGTAGCTCGACCACGTTGCCGGTGAGATCGGCGTGCTGCGCCGCCAGCGCACCAAGCACCTCGGGCAGCCCAAGCCGCTGAAACTCGGCCAGCCGAACCGCGTTGATCGTGGTACGGATATCGCCCAGCGCACTCGCGATCAGCTGCTCGACGCGGGTAAGCGTCGGCGCGATCTCGCTGGGCTGGGCGGCGGGAGCCGCTTCGATCTGCGACTGCACAATCGCCAGCTGGGTCGCAGCCGCAAACAGCTTCTGTACCGGGCCGTCGTGTATGTCTAAAATAATCCGCTGGAGTTCCTGCTCAGTTACAGACAAGATCTGCGCCCGATCTGTGCCCAGCGCATGGCCGGGCCGGTGGCGCATGTCGGCCAGCCGCACGCCTAGCTCGGCCAGGGCCTGGGCCAGCGCCTGCTCGGCCTGGCTCGGCAGCGGCGCTGCACCGCTAAACGCCAGCCGCAGGCTGCCCAGCTCGTGCGCTGCTGCGCCGATCGGGATGCCGACCCAGCCAGCCGCGCCGACGGGTGGGCCGGCACCGATACGCGCCACCAGGCGGCTCGCCGCAGCAGCATCGCCGTGCAGCAGCAGCTCGGCCTGCGCTGCGCCTAGCAGCCGGCAGATCTCGGCCAGCGTGCGCTGGCAGGCCTCGTCGAGCGAAACGTCCATGTTGGCCCTCACGCTGATCGCAGCAGTCGAGCGCTGCGCGCCAGCCTGCCGTA
The sequence above is drawn from the Candidatus Kouleothrix ribensis genome and encodes:
- a CDS encoding sensor histidine kinase is translated as MDVSLDEACQRTLAEICRLLGAAQAELLLHGDAAAASRLVARIGAGPPVGAAGWVGIPIGAAAHELGSLRLAFSGAAPLPSQAEQALAQALAELGVRLADMRHRPGHALGTDRAQILSVTEQELQRIILDIHDGPVQKLFAAATQLAIVQSQIEAAPAAQPSEIAPTLTRVEQLIASALGDIRTTINAVRLAEFQRLGLPEVLGALAAQHADLTGNVVELRVEGDVPAVSQPAKIALYRVLQESLSNAYRHAGVDRHEVRLSSQDGWVVLEVADNGRGFDPPPLDGPATADSSAQIGLRGMRSRMQLVGGQLRVISRPGAGTRVIVQVPSNA